A region from the Fundidesulfovibrio putealis DSM 16056 genome encodes:
- a CDS encoding sulfite exporter TauE/SafE family protein translates to MKSSWLRIGMVMVALGLLGGAFAYAASLDGGKAMVEAAQAAGAPEGPWWMWPTILLFFCFILGIIAVLAGVGGGVLFVPLVSGFFPFHLDFVRGAGLLVALAGALAAGPGLLKRNLASLRLALPVALIASACAIVGAMIGLALPTNVIQLCLGGTILFIAVLLLVSKNTAYPVVTKQDAIGLALGMNGSYFDASSGETVNWKTHRTLPGLLMFIIIGVMAGMFGLGAGWANVPVLNLMMGAPLKVAVGTSKFLLSITDTSAAWVYLNQGCVIPLMAIPSVIGLMFGSFAGVKLLAKAKPKFIRYMVIGVLLFSGGKAFMKGLGF, encoded by the coding sequence ATGAAATCGAGCTGGTTGCGAATCGGAATGGTAATGGTGGCTCTGGGCCTGTTGGGGGGGGCGTTCGCCTATGCCGCATCCCTGGACGGCGGCAAGGCCATGGTGGAGGCCGCCCAGGCGGCAGGCGCGCCTGAAGGGCCCTGGTGGATGTGGCCTACAATTCTTCTGTTCTTCTGTTTCATCCTGGGCATCATCGCGGTGCTGGCGGGCGTTGGCGGCGGCGTGCTGTTCGTGCCCCTGGTCAGCGGATTCTTCCCGTTCCATCTGGACTTCGTGCGCGGCGCGGGCCTCCTGGTGGCCCTGGCCGGAGCGCTGGCCGCAGGCCCTGGTCTTCTGAAGAGAAACCTGGCCAGCCTGCGCCTGGCCCTGCCCGTGGCGCTCATCGCCAGCGCCTGCGCCATCGTGGGCGCCATGATCGGCCTGGCGCTGCCCACCAACGTCATCCAGCTGTGCCTGGGCGGCACCATCCTGTTCATCGCGGTGCTGCTGCTGGTCTCCAAGAACACGGCCTACCCCGTGGTCACCAAGCAGGACGCCATCGGCCTGGCCCTGGGCATGAACGGTTCCTACTTCGACGCCTCCTCCGGCGAGACCGTCAACTGGAAGACCCACCGCACCCTGCCGGGCCTGCTGATGTTCATCATCATCGGCGTCATGGCCGGCATGTTCGGCCTGGGCGCTGGCTGGGCCAACGTCCCGGTGCTCAACCTGATGATGGGCGCGCCCCTCAAGGTGGCCGTTGGCACCTCCAAGTTCCTCCTGTCCATCACCGACACCTCCGCCGCCTGGGTCTACCTGAACCAGGGCTGCGTCATCCCGCTCATGGCCATTCCTTCGGTCATCGGCCTGATGTTCGGCTCGTTCGCGGGTGTTAAGCTGCTGGCCAAGGCCAAACCCAAGTTCATCCGCTACATGGTCATCGGCGTGCTGCTGTTCTCTGGCGGCAAGGCGTTCATGAAGGGCCTGGGCTTCTAA